The stretch of DNA TGGATCACACCGCGAGGACGAATCTCTTCGGGCGGGTTCTCACCCACAGTGCCGGGCACCAGGCTGGCACGCACCTCCAGAATCACCCCGGTCTCATCCCGCACCACCTCATCGGCACGGATCACATAGGCGCTGCGCAGGCGAACATAGTCCCCCAGCACCAGGCGCTTGAACTTCTTGCGCGAGAGGGAGGTATCCTCGGTGAAGTCCTCCTCATCGATATAGAGCTCAGCAGTAAAGGGGATAGAGCGCGCGCCCATCTCCCCATTATTGGGGTGCACCGGGGCACTCACCATCTCGACGGCATCCACCCCCATATTGGTGATCACCACCTTGAGGGGACGCAACACACACATGGCACGCGCCGCCGTATCGTTAAGGTCCTCCCGCAGCGCAAACTCCAGCATCCCCATATCCACCACCCCGTCGGAGCGGTTGGTGCCAATCATGTCGCAAAACTTACGCAGCGCCGCCGGCGTGTAGCCCCGGCGACGCATGCCGGAGATGGTGGGCATACGCGGATCATCCCAGCCAGCCACCACACCTTCGTCAACCAGGCGCTTGAGCTTGCGCTTACTGGTAACGGTGTAGTTAAGGTTCAGGCGCGCAAACTCGTATTGGCGGGGACGGTTAGGCACCGGCAGGTGCTCGAGAAACCAGTCGTACAGCGGGCGGTGATCCTGGAACTCCAGGGTACAGATGGAGTGGGTCACCCCCTCGATCGCATCCTCCTGGCCGTGGGCAAAATCATAGCTCGGATAGATACACCAGGCATCGCCGGTCTGGTGATGGGACTCCTTGCGTATACGGTAGAGGATTGGGTCACGCAGGTTCATGTTGGGGGAGGCCATGTCGATTTTAGCCCGCAACACACAAGCTCCCTCGGCAAACTCACCGGCGCGCATCTTCTCGAACAGCGCCAGGTTCTCCTCTACGCTGCGCTGGCGATAGGGGCTCTCCTTGCCGGGCTTGGTGGCCCAGCCACGATATTCGCTGGCCTGCTCCGGGGAGAGGTCGCACACATAGGCGTCTCCCTCACGGATCAGGTGAAGCGCCCACTGGTAGAACTGCTCGAAATAGGAGGAGGCGTAACGCACCTCACCCGACCACTGGAAGCCGAGCCAGCGCACATCCTCCTGAATGGCGTCTATATACTCCTGCTCCTCCTTCTCGGGATTGGTATCATCGAAGCGCAGGTTGCACTGGCCACCAAACTGCTCGGCCAGGCCAAAATTCACACAGATCGACTTGGCATGACCAATATGCAGATAACCATTGGGCTCGGGGGGAAAGCGGGTTTGCACCCGGCCCTCGTTGCGGCCGGCGGCCAGGTCATCACTAATAATCTGCTGCAGGAAATTGGACGCAGAACTCTGTTCGCTATTGCTCATCTCAACCCTTAAGTGTTGGAAAAACAGGGGCCCACCCACCTAAGGGCAGGCCGACACTGTGATCGTATTGGTGGAGAACTCCAGCCTGCGGGGGACAGATCCGACACCCCCCCCGAAGCGGCTTTCTCAGTGCGCGCAAAAACCGTATTATACCTGCCAAACTCGCTGAAGCGTAAGCATCTGCATTGATGCA from Aestuariirhabdus litorea encodes:
- a CDS encoding glutamine--tRNA ligase/YqeY domain fusion protein encodes the protein MSNSEQSSASNFLQQIISDDLAAGRNEGRVQTRFPPEPNGYLHIGHAKSICVNFGLAEQFGGQCNLRFDDTNPEKEEQEYIDAIQEDVRWLGFQWSGEVRYASSYFEQFYQWALHLIREGDAYVCDLSPEQASEYRGWATKPGKESPYRQRSVEENLALFEKMRAGEFAEGACVLRAKIDMASPNMNLRDPILYRIRKESHHQTGDAWCIYPSYDFAHGQEDAIEGVTHSICTLEFQDHRPLYDWFLEHLPVPNRPRQYEFARLNLNYTVTSKRKLKRLVDEGVVAGWDDPRMPTISGMRRRGYTPAALRKFCDMIGTNRSDGVVDMGMLEFALREDLNDTAARAMCVLRPLKVVITNMGVDAVEMVSAPVHPNNGEMGARSIPFTAELYIDEEDFTEDTSLSRKKFKRLVLGDYVRLRSAYVIRADEVVRDETGVILEVRASLVPGTVGENPPEEIRPRGVIHWVSATEGKPARVRLYDRLFNHEAPDRGDQDFMEHLNPHSLEVIENCWVEPSVASAAPETRFQFEREGYFCIDRYESSPDALVINRTIGLKDTWDRKEGA